A genomic region of Herbaspirillum sp. DW155 contains the following coding sequences:
- a CDS encoding HipA domain-containing protein produces the protein MKTSCTLQVHIDGAWRQAGALSLTAPVELGMAASTYFSYDAVHAIDYMGRRDAAALSVNVPVGLESLSEARWPACLIDLLPQGYGRGELLRQLGLDERAEASADWPLLCAGAGNPIGNLRVQEAWEWAQARSGPQLRGFAMDDIAARSEDFNEYLAQHGLFLAGSSGVQGEWPKILLTRARDGLFYLDHALPDELAERHYIVKFGRGPDPDLADILRLEAPYMQLATHLGLKVYDALELHGKALFIPRFDREVRGTEVVRHAQESIASLCGVTGFAAIPSHNAVCARLGEVATEPLPEIIEYLKRDIANIVLRNKDNHARNTAIRRDAQGRIGLTPLFDFAPMWLHPDGIARRMRWERDDGGSPQWASVITQACQAAQIEEGPVRSAVREMASPLADLLPYGRSLGIESTFLDPLAATVDQVRAQLEAL, from the coding sequence ATGAAGACTTCCTGCACACTTCAAGTTCATATCGACGGCGCCTGGCGGCAGGCTGGTGCGCTGTCGTTGACTGCGCCTGTCGAGCTGGGGATGGCGGCGTCGACTTATTTCAGCTACGACGCCGTGCACGCCATCGATTACATGGGCAGGCGCGATGCCGCTGCCTTGTCGGTAAACGTCCCGGTGGGTCTGGAGAGCCTGAGTGAAGCGCGCTGGCCGGCTTGCCTGATCGATCTGCTGCCGCAAGGTTACGGCCGTGGCGAGCTGTTGCGTCAGCTGGGGCTGGATGAGCGCGCCGAAGCCAGCGCCGATTGGCCGCTGCTGTGTGCCGGTGCGGGCAATCCCATTGGCAACCTGCGCGTGCAGGAAGCCTGGGAGTGGGCGCAGGCACGCAGCGGACCGCAATTGCGCGGCTTTGCGATGGATGACATCGCTGCGCGCTCCGAAGATTTCAATGAATACCTCGCCCAGCATGGCCTGTTCCTGGCGGGCTCGTCGGGGGTACAGGGCGAGTGGCCCAAGATCCTGCTCACCCGCGCCCGCGATGGCCTGTTCTACCTGGATCATGCCTTGCCCGACGAACTGGCCGAGCGCCATTACATCGTCAAGTTCGGACGCGGACCCGACCCCGATCTGGCCGACATCCTGCGTCTGGAGGCACCCTACATGCAGCTGGCGACGCACCTGGGCCTGAAGGTCTACGATGCGCTGGAATTGCATGGCAAGGCCTTGTTCATCCCCCGCTTCGACCGCGAAGTGCGCGGGACCGAAGTAGTGCGCCACGCCCAGGAAAGCATTGCTTCCCTGTGCGGTGTGACCGGCTTTGCGGCCATCCCGTCCCACAATGCTGTCTGCGCCAGGCTGGGTGAAGTCGCTACCGAACCGCTCCCCGAGATCATCGAATACCTCAAGCGCGACATCGCCAACATCGTCTTGCGCAACAAGGACAATCACGCCCGCAACACCGCCATCCGGCGCGATGCGCAGGGGCGGATCGGCCTGACGCCGCTGTTCGACTTTGCCCCGATGTGGCTGCATCCGGATGGCATCGCACGGCGCATGCGCTGGGAACGCGACGATGGCGGCTCACCGCAGTGGGCCAGCGTCATCACGCAGGCCTGCCAAGCCGCGCAGATCGAAGAGGGGCCGGTCAGGTCGGCCGTGCGCGAGATGGCGTCCCCGCTGGCGGACCTGCTGCCCTATGGTCGCAGCCTGGGTATCGAAAGCACTTTCCTTGACCCGCTGGCCGCTACCGTGGACCAGGTACGGGCACAGCTGGAGGCGCTCTGA
- the glp gene encoding gephyrin-like molybdotransferase Glp, with translation MSSSAHSSAPASSDKPARAPMQSVSQALDTLLTAAVPIQESETVDTLDACGRVLAEPVTATINVPGMDNSQMDGYAVRAADCASGEVRLRVSQRIPAGQVGQPLEPGTAARIFTGAMMPEGADAVVMQEACEADGEHVVIRHAPKAGEWVRTIGEDIRQGSTILAAGTRLRAQDLGLAASIGQARLQVVRPVRVAVFFTGDELTMPGQPLKPGGIYNSNRFLLRGLLQKLGCHVSDFGIVPDSLDATRQTLRQAAREHDLIITSGGVSVGEEDHVKPAVEAEGRLNMWQIAMKPGKPLAFGQVRRGQGAGEQGSEAFFLGLPGNPVSSFVTFLLFVRPFILRLQGLPREAVLPQPVAMRADFDWPRADRRQEFLRVRRNARGGLDLFPSQGSAVLTSTVWADGLIDNPPGQTIAAGDTVQFLAFDHLLN, from the coding sequence ATGTCTTCCTCTGCCCATTCTTCTGCCCCCGCGTCCTCTGACAAGCCGGCCCGCGCGCCCATGCAAAGTGTCAGCCAGGCGCTCGACACCTTGCTGACCGCCGCCGTGCCGATCCAAGAGAGCGAGACCGTCGATACCCTCGACGCTTGCGGCCGCGTGCTGGCCGAGCCGGTCACGGCCACCATCAACGTGCCGGGCATGGACAATTCGCAGATGGATGGCTACGCGGTGCGTGCGGCGGATTGTGCTTCGGGTGAAGTACGGTTGCGCGTCTCCCAGCGCATCCCGGCCGGGCAGGTTGGCCAGCCGCTGGAGCCTGGCACGGCGGCTCGCATTTTCACCGGCGCCATGATGCCCGAGGGGGCCGATGCCGTGGTCATGCAGGAAGCCTGCGAAGCCGATGGCGAGCACGTGGTGATCCGCCATGCGCCCAAGGCCGGCGAGTGGGTCCGCACCATTGGTGAAGACATCCGCCAGGGCAGCACCATCCTCGCCGCCGGCACACGCTTGCGTGCGCAGGATCTGGGTCTGGCAGCTTCCATAGGGCAGGCCCGGCTGCAGGTGGTGCGTCCGGTGCGCGTGGCGGTGTTCTTCACCGGCGATGAACTGACCATGCCGGGCCAGCCGCTGAAACCGGGCGGCATCTACAATTCCAACCGTTTCTTGCTGCGCGGCCTGCTGCAGAAGCTGGGTTGCCATGTCAGCGATTTCGGCATCGTCCCGGACAGCCTGGACGCCACCCGCCAGACCCTGCGCCAGGCAGCGCGCGAGCATGACCTCATCATCACCAGCGGCGGCGTCTCGGTGGGGGAAGAGGATCATGTGAAGCCTGCTGTCGAAGCCGAAGGGCGCCTGAACATGTGGCAGATCGCCATGAAGCCCGGGAAGCCGCTGGCGTTCGGCCAGGTGCGGCGCGGGCAAGGGGCGGGTGAACAGGGAAGTGAAGCTTTCTTCCTGGGATTGCCGGGCAATCCGGTGTCTTCTTTCGTGACCTTCCTGCTGTTCGTGCGCCCTTTCATACTGCGGTTGCAGGGATTGCCGCGCGAGGCCGTGCTGCCCCAGCCGGTGGCCATGCGCGCCGACTTCGACTGGCCCCGCGCCGACCGCCGCCAGGAATTCCTGCGCGTGCGCCGCAATGCCCGGGGCGGACTGGATCTGTTCCCCAGCCAGGGCTCGGCGGTGCTGACCTCGACTGTCTGGGCCGATGGCCTGATCGACAATCCGCCGGGGCAGACCATCGCCGCCGGTGACACCGTGCAGTTCCTGGCCTTCGACCATCTGCTGAACTGA
- the moaE gene encoding molybdopterin synthase catalytic subunit MoaE, giving the protein MPVRVQTADFDLSTEVAQLRLSNPRVGAVVSFVGTVRDLNDGAAVSEMELEHYPIMTERALEQIVEQAKARWPIFDALVIHRVGPLQPREQIVLVAVTSPHRGEAFAACEFIMDYLKTQAPFWKKEQTPQGERWVDARESDDTALAKWAQ; this is encoded by the coding sequence ATGCCCGTCCGCGTCCAGACTGCCGATTTCGATCTCTCCACTGAAGTGGCGCAGTTGCGCCTGTCCAATCCACGCGTGGGTGCCGTGGTCAGTTTCGTAGGCACCGTGCGCGATCTCAATGATGGTGCAGCGGTTTCGGAGATGGAGCTGGAACATTATCCGATCATGACCGAGCGCGCCCTGGAGCAGATCGTCGAGCAGGCCAAGGCGCGCTGGCCCATCTTCGATGCGCTGGTGATCCATCGCGTCGGGCCGCTGCAGCCGCGCGAGCAGATCGTGCTGGTGGCGGTGACCTCGCCCCATCGCGGCGAAGCCTTTGCGGCTTGCGAATTCATCATGGATTATCTGAAGACCCAGGCGCCGTTCTGGAAGAAAGAGCAGACGCCCCAGGGCGAGCGCTGGGTCGACGCCCGCGAGAGCGACGACACGGCGCTGGCCAAGTGGGCGCAATAA
- a CDS encoding helix-turn-helix transcriptional regulator: MDKRFKPLSAIEQMEERRALFDELAADPTLPVPAVVRKIRTTLRLTIAEYAKVCGVSARTLQDIERGQSSPTLATADKLLKPVGMTVGAVMRKRS; encoded by the coding sequence ATGGACAAACGCTTCAAGCCCCTGAGCGCCATCGAGCAGATGGAAGAGCGCCGCGCGCTCTTCGACGAACTGGCCGCCGATCCCACGCTGCCGGTGCCGGCCGTGGTCCGCAAGATTCGCACCACCCTGCGCCTGACCATCGCCGAATATGCCAAGGTGTGCGGCGTATCGGCTCGTACCCTGCAGGACATCGAACGCGGCCAATCCAGTCCTACCCTGGCTACGGCCGACAAGCTGCTCAAGCCGGTTGGCATGACTGTCGGTGCGGTCATGCGCAAGCGTTCATAA
- a CDS encoding Nramp family divalent metal transporter, which produces MPFTFRFPRIPGLPTTATAPFCPSEVAGTVNVPRGASVWQKLRIYVGPGLLVSIGYMDPGNWATSIQAGSQFGYQLLFVVMLSSLSAIVLQCLCARLGIATGKDLAVHSREHYPPAVGKGLWVLAELSIIACDLAEVLGCALAFNLLLGVSLPVGVLLTALDTLIVLGLKGRGFRQVEAIILGLVITIAACLLAQLAFVKADWHAVMQGFVPSLQAISSREPLYLAIGIIGATVMPHNLYLHSSIVQTRSVQRDPASLLEAVRYTRVDTTVSLLIAMVINATILILAASAFHKSGNTQVAELDEAYHLLDPITGSALAAILFGVGLFASGQSSTFTGTIAGQVIMEGFLKLKIPCWQRRVITRGLALVPALIGVLTLGPHSVGKLLVASQVVLSLQLPFAMVPLIRLTSRRDLMGDLVNRWWVSALAWLLFVTISAANVWLVWQVFVE; this is translated from the coding sequence TTGCCATTCACTTTCCGCTTTCCCCGCATCCCGGGTTTGCCCACCACGGCCACGGCACCGTTCTGTCCTTCCGAAGTGGCGGGCACGGTCAACGTGCCGCGCGGCGCCTCGGTCTGGCAGAAGCTGCGTATTTATGTGGGACCGGGGCTATTGGTGTCGATCGGTTACATGGACCCCGGCAACTGGGCCACCTCCATCCAGGCGGGTTCACAGTTCGGTTACCAGCTGCTGTTCGTGGTAATGCTCTCCAGCCTGTCCGCCATCGTGCTGCAATGCCTGTGCGCGCGGCTGGGCATCGCCACCGGCAAGGACCTGGCGGTGCATTCGCGTGAGCACTATCCGCCGGCCGTGGGCAAGGGCTTGTGGGTGCTGGCCGAACTCTCCATCATCGCCTGCGACCTGGCCGAGGTGCTGGGCTGCGCGCTGGCCTTCAATCTGCTCTTGGGCGTGTCGCTGCCGGTGGGAGTCTTGCTGACCGCGCTCGATACCCTGATCGTGCTGGGCTTGAAGGGCAGGGGATTCCGCCAGGTGGAGGCCATCATCCTCGGGCTGGTCATCACCATTGCCGCTTGCCTGCTGGCACAGCTGGCCTTCGTCAAGGCCGACTGGCATGCAGTGATGCAGGGCTTCGTCCCCTCGCTGCAGGCCATCTCCAGCCGCGAGCCGCTGTATCTGGCCATCGGCATCATCGGCGCCACGGTGATGCCGCACAACCTCTACCTGCATTCCTCCATCGTCCAGACGCGCAGCGTGCAGCGCGATCCGGCTTCGCTGCTGGAGGCGGTGCGCTATACGCGGGTCGACACCACGGTGTCGTTGCTGATCGCCATGGTCATCAACGCCACCATCCTGATCCTGGCGGCCTCGGCCTTCCACAAGAGCGGCAATACTCAGGTGGCCGAGCTGGATGAGGCCTATCACCTGCTCGATCCGATCACCGGGTCGGCCCTGGCAGCCATCCTGTTCGGCGTGGGCCTGTTCGCTTCGGGCCAGAGTTCGACCTTCACCGGCACCATCGCCGGACAGGTCATCATGGAAGGCTTCCTCAAGCTGAAGATTCCCTGCTGGCAGCGCCGCGTCATCACCCGCGGGCTGGCCCTGGTGCCGGCGCTGATCGGCGTGCTCACGCTGGGGCCGCACTCGGTGGGCAAGTTGCTGGTGGCCAGCCAGGTGGTGTTGTCGCTGCAATTGCCCTTTGCCATGGTCCCGCTGATCCGCCTGACCAGCCGCCGCGATCTGATGGGCGATCTGGTCAATCGCTGGTGGGTGAGCGCATTGGCCTGGTTGCTCTTCGTGACTATTTCGGCGGCCAATGTGTGGTTGGTGTGGCAGGTGTTTGTGGAGTAG
- a CDS encoding gluconate:H+ symporter translates to MISTHLAAWAAQDTQLLLVTLAALVTIVVLISFLSIAPFLSILIGTFVAGIGAGLPLEDIAKAFSKGAGSLLGEAGIIIALGAMLGALMAESGAADRIVNTLLRYARGSLIPWMMALVALVVGLPLFFEVGLVMMAPIIFVMARRSELPIMRVAIPALAGMTTLHALLPPHPGPLIAVSALHADLGTTMLLGFIVAIPAVIIAGPLYGNFIAPRLNLAEPDQIGKLFSAREGQSQPSFLVALVTILLPVVLMLGRTVARIWVTPKTELFDMLNFFGEPIIALTVTVLFAVVVLGWGQGSSRFEVGATLRRALPPIAGLLLTIGAGGGLKQTLLSAGISDTITKIADGTHMPLILLAWIIAVALRQATGSATVATTATAGIVAPLVAGLSATHNSLMALAIGAGSVFFCHVNDAGFWMVKEYFGLNLKQTLATWSVIQTLVSVIGLGMTLLLWGLLV, encoded by the coding sequence TTGATTTCTACCCATCTGGCCGCCTGGGCGGCTCAGGACACGCAATTGCTGCTGGTGACGCTGGCCGCACTGGTCACCATCGTGGTGCTGATCAGTTTCTTGTCGATCGCACCTTTCCTGTCCATTCTCATCGGTACCTTCGTGGCCGGCATCGGTGCCGGCCTGCCGCTGGAAGACATCGCCAAAGCCTTCAGCAAAGGCGCCGGCAGCCTGCTCGGCGAAGCCGGCATCATCATCGCCCTGGGGGCCATGCTGGGCGCACTCATGGCCGAATCCGGCGCGGCCGACCGCATCGTCAACACCCTGCTGCGCTATGCGCGCGGCAGCCTCATCCCCTGGATGATGGCGCTGGTGGCGCTGGTGGTGGGCCTGCCGCTGTTCTTTGAAGTAGGGCTGGTGATGATGGCGCCGATCATCTTCGTCATGGCGCGCCGTTCCGAGCTGCCCATCATGCGCGTGGCCATTCCGGCGCTGGCCGGCATGACCACGCTGCACGCGTTGCTGCCGCCGCATCCGGGCCCGCTGATCGCCGTGTCCGCGCTGCATGCGGACCTGGGCACGACCATGCTGCTGGGCTTCATCGTGGCCATTCCGGCGGTGATCATTGCCGGTCCCCTGTACGGCAACTTCATCGCGCCGCGCCTGAACCTGGCCGAACCGGACCAGATCGGCAAACTGTTCAGCGCCCGTGAAGGCCAGTCGCAACCCAGCTTCCTGGTGGCCCTGGTGACCATCCTGCTGCCGGTGGTGCTGATGCTGGGCCGCACCGTGGCACGCATCTGGGTCACGCCCAAGACCGAGCTGTTCGACATGCTCAACTTCTTTGGTGAACCGATCATCGCGCTGACCGTAACGGTACTCTTTGCCGTGGTGGTGCTGGGCTGGGGTCAGGGCAGCAGCCGCTTTGAAGTCGGCGCCACGCTGCGCCGCGCCTTGCCGCCGATTGCCGGTCTCTTGCTGACCATCGGTGCGGGTGGCGGACTGAAGCAGACCCTGCTGTCGGCCGGTATCAGCGACACCATCACCAAGATCGCCGATGGCACCCACATGCCGCTGATCCTGCTGGCCTGGATCATCGCCGTGGCGCTGCGCCAGGCAACCGGTTCAGCCACCGTGGCCACGACGGCCACCGCCGGCATCGTTGCGCCGCTCGTGGCGGGCCTCTCTGCCACCCACAATTCGCTCATGGCGCTGGCCATCGGTGCGGGCTCGGTGTTTTTCTGCCACGTCAATGACGCTGGTTTCTGGATGGTCAAGGAATACTTCGGCCTGAACCTGAAGCAGACCCTGGCCACCTGGTCGGTGATCCAGACGCTGGTCTCGGTGATCGGCCTGGGCATGACGCTGCTGCTGTGGGGGCTGCTGGTCTGA
- the moaD gene encoding molybdopterin converting factor subunit 1: MKIELRFFASVREALQTAQEVVELPASVKTVGDVRAFLMGRGGLWAEVLGPEKNLRMAYDHEMTEADTEIADGGEVAFFPPVTGG, encoded by the coding sequence ATGAAAATCGAACTCCGTTTCTTCGCCAGCGTGCGCGAAGCCCTACAGACCGCGCAGGAAGTGGTCGAGCTGCCGGCCAGCGTCAAGACCGTCGGCGACGTGCGCGCCTTCCTGATGGGCCGGGGCGGTCTGTGGGCCGAGGTGCTGGGACCGGAAAAGAACCTGCGCATGGCCTATGACCACGAAATGACCGAAGCCGATACCGAAATCGCCGATGGCGGCGAAGTGGCCTTCTTCCCGCCGGTCACCGGAGGCTGA
- a CDS encoding methyltransferase domain-containing protein, whose amino-acid sequence MGPRRDPAAGTIAHYSSNAESFREGTWDHDVSQNMAALLDALSARPGAAGQGPFTVLDLGCGPGRDLIAFTRRGHVAVGLDGTAEFVEMARAASGCEVLHQDFLQLDLPRQRFDGIFANASLFHVPSAELPRVLAQLRASLKPGGILFSSNPRGEDLEGWSGPRYGVWHSLEGWRRYLEPAGFVELRNYYRPDGLPREQQPWLASVWQKTEDEH is encoded by the coding sequence ATGGGCCCCCGCCGCGATCCCGCAGCCGGCACGATTGCGCATTACAGCAGCAACGCCGAGAGCTTCCGGGAGGGCACCTGGGATCATGACGTCAGCCAGAACATGGCGGCGCTCCTGGATGCCTTGAGCGCAAGGCCGGGTGCAGCCGGGCAGGGACCGTTCACGGTGCTCGATCTGGGCTGTGGTCCCGGCCGCGACCTGATTGCATTCACCCGGCGCGGCCACGTGGCCGTGGGACTGGACGGCACCGCCGAATTCGTCGAGATGGCGCGCGCGGCCAGCGGCTGCGAGGTTCTGCATCAGGACTTCCTGCAACTGGATCTGCCGCGCCAGCGCTTTGACGGCATCTTTGCCAATGCGTCCCTGTTCCACGTACCCTCGGCCGAGTTGCCGCGTGTGCTGGCACAATTGCGCGCCAGCCTGAAGCCGGGCGGCATCCTCTTCAGTTCCAATCCGCGCGGTGAGGATCTGGAGGGATGGAGCGGGCCGCGCTATGGCGTCTGGCACAGCCTGGAAGGCTGGCGGCGCTATCTGGAGCCAGCAGGATTCGTTGAATTGCGGAATTATTACCGCCCTGACGGTTTGCCGCGCGAGCAGCAGCCGTGGCTGGCCAGTGTCTGGCAAAAAACAGAAGACGAGCACTGA
- a CDS encoding HlyD family secretion protein: MSVKSIFRVLITTAIFLLAILLAWSLWQHYMHSPWTRDGRVRADVVNIAPDVSGQVVALPVRDNQLVKKGDLLMEIDPARYTLALQQAEAAVSARKADLDVRKAEVEARRADLNMRRAQARRRADVDALVVSREAREDAGSQVTTSQAQLEAAQAQFQGAQAQYQAALSQRDTARLNLERTKVYSPVDGYITNLSVRRGDYAAAGAAKIAVIDSHSFWVYAYFEETKLPLLSIGDRAKIQLINGASMEGHVDSIARGIYDRDNPQSRELTADVNPTFNWVRLAQRIPVRIHLDKVPENVLLASGLTCTVVLEPGSGKQQPVAKN; this comes from the coding sequence ATGTCGGTCAAATCGATCTTCCGCGTTCTCATCACCACGGCCATCTTCCTGCTGGCCATCCTGCTGGCCTGGAGCCTGTGGCAGCACTACATGCACTCGCCCTGGACCCGCGATGGCCGGGTGCGTGCCGATGTGGTCAACATTGCCCCGGATGTCTCCGGCCAGGTAGTCGCCCTGCCGGTGCGCGACAACCAGCTGGTCAAGAAAGGCGACCTGCTGATGGAAATCGACCCGGCCCGCTACACGCTGGCGCTGCAGCAGGCGGAGGCCGCCGTCTCGGCCCGCAAGGCCGATCTGGACGTGCGCAAGGCCGAAGTGGAAGCCCGCCGCGCCGACCTGAACATGCGCCGTGCGCAAGCCCGCCGCCGTGCTGACGTGGACGCGCTGGTGGTCTCGCGCGAAGCCCGGGAAGACGCCGGCAGCCAGGTCACCACCTCGCAAGCCCAGCTGGAAGCCGCCCAAGCCCAATTCCAGGGAGCGCAGGCGCAATACCAGGCAGCCCTGTCGCAGCGCGATACGGCCAGGCTGAACCTGGAACGCACCAAGGTCTACTCGCCCGTGGATGGCTACATCACCAACCTGAGCGTGCGCCGGGGCGACTACGCAGCCGCCGGTGCAGCCAAGATCGCGGTGATCGACAGCCACTCCTTCTGGGTCTATGCCTACTTCGAAGAAACCAAGCTGCCGCTCTTGTCCATCGGCGACCGGGCCAAGATCCAGCTGATCAACGGTGCCTCAATGGAAGGCCACGTGGACAGCATCGCCCGCGGCATCTATGACCGCGACAATCCGCAAAGCCGCGAGCTGACCGCAGATGTGAACCCGACCTTCAACTGGGTGCGCCTGGCCCAGCGCATCCCGGTGCGTATCCACCTCGACAAGGTGCCGGAGAATGTGCTGCTGGCCTCGGGACTGACCTGCACGGTGGTGCTGGAGCCGGGCAGCGGCAAGCAGCAGCCGGTGGCGAAGAATTGA
- a CDS encoding DUF1656 domain-containing protein, with the protein MPREISFFDAYIPTVLLLAVVAAVLAMLADRVLVRLGFYELTWHPALFRVSLFVCLTALLGLAVYR; encoded by the coding sequence ATGCCACGTGAGATTTCCTTCTTCGATGCCTATATTCCGACCGTCCTGCTGCTGGCCGTGGTGGCCGCCGTGCTGGCCATGCTGGCTGACCGCGTGCTGGTGCGATTGGGCTTCTACGAACTGACCTGGCATCCGGCGCTCTTCCGGGTGAGCCTGTTCGTCTGCCTGACGGCCTTGCTGGGGCTGGCGGTGTATCGCTAG
- the thrC gene encoding threonine synthase yields MHYVSTRGHAATPSFSDILLGGLAPDGGLYLPAVYPQVSGAELDRWRTLSYADLAFEVLKKFATDIPEADLKALAHKTYTADVYRNTRAGEDASQITPLRTLQEEGGKKLVLQSLSNGPTLAFKDMAMQLLGNLFEYALAKKGAELNIVGATSGDTGSAAEYAMRGKKGIRVFMLSPHKKMSAFQTAQMFSLQDPNIFNLAVEGVFDDCQDIVKAISNDLEYKAAKKIGTVNSINWARVVAQVVYYFRGYLAATTSNDQKVSFTVPSGNFGNICAGHIARMMGLPIDKLVVATNENDVLDEFFRTGIYRVRKSAETYHTSSPSMDISKASNFERFVYDLLGRDSARVKSLFNKVETEGGFDLSGQAGSDGNEFASVIRYGFASGKSTHADRLETIRFAEKTYGITVDTHTADGIKVAREHLTPGVTMIVLETALPAKFNETIREALGRDADRPAGFENIEALPQRFEVMPADAARVKAYVAEHTGL; encoded by the coding sequence ATGCACTACGTTTCCACCCGCGGTCACGCTGCAACCCCTTCCTTTTCCGACATCCTGCTGGGCGGCCTGGCCCCTGACGGTGGCCTGTACCTGCCGGCGGTGTATCCGCAGGTCAGCGGCGCCGAGCTGGACCGGTGGCGCACGCTGTCATATGCCGATCTGGCCTTCGAAGTGCTCAAGAAGTTCGCCACCGACATTCCCGAAGCCGACCTGAAGGCACTGGCCCACAAGACCTATACCGCCGACGTCTACCGCAACACCCGCGCCGGTGAGGATGCCAGCCAGATCACCCCGTTGCGCACCCTGCAGGAAGAAGGCGGCAAGAAGCTGGTGCTGCAAAGCCTGTCCAACGGCCCGACGCTGGCCTTCAAGGACATGGCCATGCAACTGCTGGGCAACCTGTTCGAATATGCGCTGGCCAAGAAGGGCGCGGAGTTGAATATCGTCGGCGCCACTTCCGGTGACACCGGCAGCGCCGCCGAATACGCCATGCGCGGCAAGAAGGGCATCCGCGTCTTCATGCTGTCGCCGCACAAGAAGATGAGCGCCTTCCAGACGGCGCAGATGTTCAGCCTGCAAGACCCCAACATCTTCAACCTGGCTGTCGAAGGCGTCTTCGACGACTGCCAGGATATCGTCAAGGCCATCTCCAATGACCTGGAGTACAAGGCGGCCAAGAAGATCGGCACCGTCAACTCGATCAACTGGGCGCGCGTGGTGGCGCAGGTGGTGTACTACTTCCGTGGCTATCTGGCCGCGACCACCAGCAATGACCAGAAGGTGTCCTTCACCGTCCCCTCGGGCAACTTCGGCAACATTTGCGCCGGCCACATCGCGCGCATGATGGGCCTGCCCATCGACAAGCTGGTGGTGGCCACCAACGAGAACGACGTGCTGGACGAATTCTTCCGCACCGGCATCTACCGCGTGCGCAAGTCGGCCGAGACCTACCACACCAGCAGCCCCAGCATGGACATCAGCAAGGCCTCCAACTTCGAGCGCTTCGTCTACGACCTGCTGGGCCGTGACAGTGCCCGCGTGAAGTCCCTGTTCAACAAGGTAGAGACTGAAGGCGGCTTTGACCTGAGCGGCCAGGCCGGCAGCGACGGCAATGAATTCGCCAGCGTGATCCGGTATGGCTTTGCGTCCGGCAAGTCCACCCATGCCGACCGCCTGGAGACCATCCGCTTCGCCGAAAAGACCTACGGCATCACGGTCGATACCCACACCGCCGACGGCATCAAGGTGGCGCGCGAGCATCTGACCCCGGGCGTGACCATGATCGTGCTGGAGACGGCCTTGCCGGCCAAGTTCAATGAAACCATCCGCGAAGCCCTGGGCCGCGATGCCGATCGTCCGGCCGGGTTCGAGAACATCGAGGCGCTGCCGCAGCGTTTCGAGGTGATGCCGGCCGATGCTGCACGGGTGAAGGCTTACGTGGCCGAACACACCGGTCTGTAA